A section of the Polynucleobacter sp. AP-Sving-400A-A2 genome encodes:
- a CDS encoding ABC transporter permease — translation MQINKEMAELIKYWPVMWQLVSQQLILKYRRTVFGYLWTLINPLITMSITAFVFSSLFQMELKSYVVYLFSGLIVWNCFSGIVTQTSGAFIANEALIKKIYLPKIIFPLGQSFGVLIDCFFNFLAMYLIVLFMNPVATSAILFIPIAYLILFIFSFGIALSMSIATIFFRDLQYILSILMQGWFFLTPVMYKVDGVSEKAAILINANPVTPFIELFRAPIYLHELPSEAIIFICSLYAFVSMILGVFVFNRYKNIIVYRL, via the coding sequence ATGCAAATTAATAAAGAGATGGCAGAATTAATTAAATATTGGCCTGTAATGTGGCAGCTGGTTTCACAGCAGCTAATCCTCAAGTATCGAAGGACTGTTTTTGGGTATTTATGGACATTAATTAACCCCCTCATCACTATGTCCATTACCGCCTTTGTATTTTCCTCTTTATTTCAAATGGAGTTGAAATCTTATGTTGTCTATCTCTTTTCTGGATTGATAGTCTGGAACTGTTTTAGTGGGATAGTGACTCAAACCAGCGGAGCATTTATTGCAAATGAAGCATTAATTAAGAAAATATATTTACCCAAAATAATTTTCCCTTTAGGCCAATCTTTTGGGGTGCTTATTGACTGCTTCTTTAATTTTTTGGCCATGTATCTTATTGTTTTATTTATGAATCCTGTTGCAACAAGCGCTATTCTTTTTATTCCGATTGCGTATTTAATACTATTTATTTTCTCTTTTGGAATTGCTTTGTCTATGAGTATTGCAACAATATTTTTCAGAGATTTGCAATACATTCTCTCAATTTTGATGCAGGGCTGGTTCTTTTTGACACCGGTGATGTATAAGGTTGATGGTGTCTCAGAAAAAGCTGCAATTTTAATTAATGCCAATCCAGTAACCCCTTTTATTGAATTGTTCAGGGCCCCTATTTATCTTCATGAGCTTCCTAGCGAAGCGATTATCTTTATCTGCAGTCTTTATGCATTTGTTTCTATGATTCTTGGGGTATTCGTATTTAATCGATATAAAAATATCATTGTTTATAGACTTTAG
- a CDS encoding ABC transporter ATP-binding protein, with protein sequence MMIGAEDFFALKNVSLEINSGERVGIIGANGAGKSTLLKALCRIYEPSSGWIAVHGNIAPLLEVGAGFHPEFTGRENLFFNGSILGFSKSDLKNYEEQIIKFAEIEQFIDTPVKYYSTGIYLRLAFSIATAVQPDILVLDELFAGGDASFIKKATERMNQMINKSNIMVMVSHDPSLLMQFCDRVICIEHGVVVDDGASKVVIDQYLKRSLG encoded by the coding sequence ATGATGATTGGCGCTGAGGATTTTTTTGCCCTTAAGAATGTATCGCTGGAGATTAATTCGGGTGAAAGAGTTGGCATTATTGGAGCGAACGGAGCTGGAAAAAGTACTTTGTTAAAAGCCCTTTGTCGTATATATGAGCCATCTAGTGGGTGGATTGCCGTCCATGGAAATATTGCTCCATTATTGGAGGTTGGTGCTGGATTTCATCCTGAATTTACAGGTAGGGAAAATCTATTCTTTAATGGCTCAATACTGGGGTTTTCTAAGTCGGATTTAAAAAATTACGAAGAGCAAATTATTAAATTTGCAGAGATTGAGCAATTCATTGATACGCCAGTGAAATATTATTCGACAGGCATATATTTGAGGTTAGCATTTTCGATCGCCACTGCTGTTCAGCCCGACATTTTGGTTCTTGATGAATTATTTGCTGGTGGTGATGCGAGCTTTATTAAAAAAGCAACTGAGAGAATGAATCAAATGATAAATAAATCAAATATTATGGTGATGGTTTCGCATGATCCAAGTTTGTTGATGCAGTTTTGTGATCGAGTAATTTGTATTGAGCATGGCGTAGTTGTCGATGATGGCGCATCAAAAGTTGTTATCGATCAGTATCTCAAAAGATCATTGGGTTGA
- a CDS encoding 2OG-Fe(II) oxygenase, whose protein sequence is MINIINVEASLKNFKGAIPFDHCIVDNFFTEYFARKISDEYLDYDSDKWFCYQNPIEDKKALNDWNAFPPTTYKSFFRLQSDEFVQLLSAAVGERLYVDHGLHGGGWHIHSTGGILNPHLDYSIHPKVGLQRRLNIIIYLSKELDPKNHGGHLGLWGHDPSTNRPKSLEREIEPLFNRAVIFDTTQNSWHGMSRPLTQPAGIYRKSLAIYYLCQPASNASQVGRALFAPRENQMNNSEVEEIIRLRSDVDTSSQVYIAKEK, encoded by the coding sequence ATGATTAATATAATAAACGTAGAGGCCTCCCTCAAAAATTTTAAAGGGGCTATCCCTTTTGATCACTGCATAGTTGATAATTTTTTTACAGAATATTTTGCAAGAAAAATATCAGATGAGTATCTTGATTATGACTCTGATAAATGGTTTTGCTACCAGAATCCAATTGAGGATAAAAAAGCATTAAATGACTGGAACGCTTTTCCACCAACTACATATAAAAGTTTTTTTAGACTACAGTCAGATGAATTTGTGCAGTTATTGTCAGCCGCCGTTGGAGAGAGGCTTTATGTTGATCATGGGCTTCATGGTGGTGGATGGCACATCCATAGCACCGGCGGAATTTTAAACCCTCATTTGGATTACTCCATTCACCCCAAAGTGGGTCTACAAAGGCGGTTAAACATCATTATTTATCTCTCAAAAGAGTTGGACCCTAAGAATCATGGCGGACATCTGGGTTTGTGGGGTCATGATCCTTCAACCAATAGGCCTAAGAGCTTGGAGAGAGAGATCGAACCCTTATTTAATCGCGCCGTTATTTTTGATACTACTCAAAATTCTTGGCATGGAATGAGTAGGCCACTGACTCAACCAGCTGGAATTTATCGAAAAAGTTTGGCAATTTATTATCTTTGTCAGCCTGCCAGTAATGCATCACAAGTCGGCCGCGCATTATTTGCTCCCCGAGAGAATCAAATGAACAATTCTGAGGTAGAGGAAATTATTCGTTTACGGTCTGATGTAGATACATCATCTCAAGTTTATATAGCGAAAGAAAAATAA
- a CDS encoding rhamnan synthesis F family protein gives MNFVKQIMRTLFRLIFDAFHKMGDLFNPKLHSKKMRVSNIIDGKKLHNKTSVAIFVIYQNGPIPFYVKNVLNILNSLHVNVVVTVNDDIGSEQINWLVENCHLCILRKNFGRDFGAYKDAIDILDLKSYQKLLLINDSLIYFSKNLNTLFKNFIDSPRMLVALTENFDRFWHAQTHFLGLDKNIFLSNKFKKFWSEYRPFNSRPHSIVNGEIKFSRDVLSFYAEDREVYYGVDKIIQAFSVEDAFTEDGSRVLLDLLPDMGDERSELIEFMNGRMQFTTDSDPKTIIDLEKIAINRSLAAAEKINSSHSLGLLAPFVTSTCILKRDLVFRGTFSLNQIGGAFKIMRVDYSEAQNAIREMVAKGSVSKTNLYFRLKASCGLV, from the coding sequence ATGAATTTTGTAAAACAAATAATGCGTACATTATTTCGTTTGATATTTGATGCTTTTCATAAGATGGGGGACTTATTTAACCCTAAGCTCCACTCTAAAAAGATGAGAGTTTCAAATATTATTGACGGTAAAAAATTGCATAATAAAACTTCCGTTGCAATTTTTGTGATTTATCAGAATGGACCTATACCATTTTACGTAAAAAACGTACTTAATATTTTGAATTCGCTACATGTAAACGTTGTTGTTACGGTAAATGACGATATAGGTAGTGAGCAAATTAATTGGCTAGTTGAGAACTGTCATTTATGTATTTTGCGGAAAAATTTTGGGAGAGATTTTGGTGCATACAAGGATGCAATTGATATCCTTGATCTTAAGTCATATCAGAAGCTGCTTCTTATCAATGATTCATTGATTTACTTTTCTAAAAATCTAAATACTCTTTTTAAGAATTTTATTGATAGTCCTAGAATGCTTGTAGCCCTCACTGAAAACTTTGATAGGTTTTGGCACGCTCAGACACATTTTTTAGGATTAGATAAAAATATATTTTTATCTAATAAATTCAAAAAGTTTTGGAGTGAATATAGACCTTTTAATTCCAGGCCACATTCTATTGTTAATGGTGAAATTAAATTCTCTAGGGATGTTTTAAGTTTTTATGCAGAAGATAGAGAAGTTTATTATGGAGTAGATAAGATTATTCAAGCTTTTTCTGTTGAGGATGCTTTTACGGAAGATGGAAGTAGAGTTCTCTTGGATCTGCTTCCAGATATGGGAGATGAAAGATCTGAATTGATTGAGTTTATGAACGGGCGTATGCAATTTACAACAGACTCAGATCCAAAAACTATTATTGATTTGGAAAAAATTGCGATTAACCGATCTTTAGCTGCAGCTGAAAAAATTAATTCTTCCCATTCTTTGGGGCTTCTCGCGCCTTTTGTAACCTCTACTTGCATCTTAAAACGAGATTTAGTTTTCAGGGGTACCTTTTCTTTAAATCAAATTGGTGGCGCTTTTAAAATAATGCGAGTTGATTACAGCGAGGCTCAAAATGCAATCAGAGAAATGGTGGCTAAGGGGTCTGTTTCAAAAACTAATCTCTATTTCCGGCTGAAGGCTTCTTGTGGGCTTGTATAA
- a CDS encoding class I SAM-dependent methyltransferase: MLVDDCEFIVDSVSKFHSYVFIEGWFHSSKGDKLIDLSIHGCNVNSVKKTIGFDYGGVLSELGPSLGFRIEVFFDEVPDDLLDSTLSFMRSSGLVINASLSELCSDRLARSHGNTLGEKFNLCLNNIASKNAYRPKVLDIGGRARSGLDRSKAFPGCDVTVIDILPGDNVDVVGDAHELSSCFSEGYFDAVYSVSVFEHLLMPWKVILEINKVLKRDGVGFIFTHQTIGMHDLPWDFFRFSDSAWDSLFNKFTGFEILDRSLDYPTYVIPFILRPDKFTAEKSAGFEGSSILFKKTSDSFLSWNVKVNDIVKTQYPEDVDNTTYGLI; encoded by the coding sequence ATGCTTGTGGATGATTGCGAATTCATTGTTGATTCAGTTTCAAAATTTCATTCATATGTATTTATTGAGGGCTGGTTCCATTCAAGCAAGGGCGATAAATTGATAGATTTATCAATTCATGGATGCAATGTCAATTCGGTTAAAAAAACAATAGGGTTCGATTATGGCGGAGTTCTTTCGGAGCTTGGGCCGAGCCTAGGTTTTCGGATTGAAGTTTTTTTTGATGAGGTTCCCGATGACTTGCTTGATTCAACCCTCTCATTCATGAGATCTTCTGGACTTGTAATTAATGCTTCTTTATCCGAACTTTGTTCGGATAGATTAGCAAGATCACATGGGAATACCCTTGGTGAGAAATTTAACTTATGCCTCAATAATATCGCTTCAAAAAATGCTTATAGACCCAAAGTTTTAGATATTGGCGGGAGGGCTAGAAGTGGCTTGGATCGATCAAAGGCTTTTCCTGGTTGTGATGTCACTGTGATTGATATATTGCCTGGAGATAACGTTGATGTAGTTGGAGATGCGCATGAGCTGAGTAGTTGTTTCTCTGAAGGTTATTTTGACGCTGTGTATTCTGTCTCGGTGTTTGAGCACCTTTTGATGCCTTGGAAAGTGATTTTGGAGATTAACAAGGTTTTAAAAAGAGATGGCGTAGGATTTATTTTTACTCACCAAACAATTGGAATGCATGATCTACCGTGGGATTTTTTTAGATTTTCAGACTCAGCTTGGGACAGTTTGTTTAATAAATTTACAGGTTTTGAAATTTTAGATAGGAGTCTTGATTACCCTACTTATGTTATTCCATTCATTTTGCGCCCAGATAAATTTACAGCTGAAAAGTCTGCTGGGTTTGAAGGTTCAAGTATTTTATTTAAGAAGACCTCTGATTCTTTCTTATCATGGAACGTAAAAGTAAATGATATTGTTAAAACGCAATATCCAGAGGATGTTGATAATACAACCTATGGTCTAATTTAA
- a CDS encoding glycosyltransferase, with product MSVLAVSFLASVLITFLVIRSSHLHSKFSADSDTTAIQKFHSHIVPRIGGLGILLGLIVSLIVRRFENEAVGNFGLLLIASSLPAFLFGFLEDITKKVGVKARLIASFIAAAIAGHLLGGWLTSVQILGIDNLMLAYPALAIGITCFAVAGVANAFNIIDGYNGLSSMVAIIILGGLTYVAFQVGDTQIMIAALAMIGALLGFLVWNYPRGLIFLGDGGAYLVGFWIAELSVLLTARHPEVSKWFPLLLCIYPIFETLFTIYRRVILKRVHPGMPDALHLHQLIYRRIVRWDNSDQDQQTQIHRNSMTSPYLWLLCLLGAIPAVLFWRYHLALKGFAMLFAISYAWLYWAIVRYKAPECLIIRR from the coding sequence ATGAGTGTTTTAGCCGTCTCTTTTCTTGCATCCGTATTAATCACTTTTTTGGTGATTCGTAGCAGCCATTTGCATTCCAAATTTAGTGCCGACTCTGACACTACCGCAATACAAAAATTTCATAGTCATATAGTTCCAAGAATTGGTGGCCTTGGAATCCTACTTGGGCTGATCGTCTCACTAATAGTTCGGCGCTTTGAGAATGAAGCCGTTGGTAATTTTGGTTTACTCTTAATTGCATCATCACTACCAGCCTTTCTGTTTGGGTTTCTCGAAGACATTACAAAAAAAGTGGGCGTTAAGGCTCGCCTGATTGCAAGCTTCATTGCCGCTGCAATTGCTGGTCACCTCTTGGGAGGCTGGCTAACCTCAGTCCAGATTTTGGGCATTGATAACTTAATGCTTGCCTACCCAGCACTGGCCATTGGAATTACCTGCTTTGCAGTTGCAGGAGTGGCAAATGCCTTTAACATTATTGATGGCTACAACGGTTTATCGAGCATGGTGGCAATTATCATTCTTGGTGGCCTGACTTATGTGGCTTTTCAGGTTGGCGATACCCAAATCATGATTGCAGCACTAGCTATGATTGGTGCCTTATTGGGTTTTCTGGTTTGGAACTATCCACGCGGTCTCATTTTCTTGGGCGATGGCGGGGCTTACCTAGTAGGTTTTTGGATTGCGGAACTCTCAGTCCTCTTAACAGCAAGACATCCAGAAGTATCCAAATGGTTTCCGCTATTACTTTGCATTTACCCTATTTTTGAAACACTCTTCACCATTTACCGAAGAGTGATTCTGAAGCGCGTTCATCCTGGCATGCCAGATGCTCTTCATCTGCATCAACTCATTTATCGCCGAATAGTGCGCTGGGACAATAGCGATCAGGATCAACAAACCCAGATCCATAGAAATTCAATGACATCACCCTATCTTTGGCTGCTCTGCCTTTTGGGCGCTATTCCTGCGGTGCTGTTCTGGCGCTATCACCTTGCGCTAAAGGGATTTGCAATGCTCTTTGCAATATCTTACGCTTGGCTCTATTGGGCTATAGTGCGCTACAAGGCGCCAGAATGCCTAATTATTAGAAGATAA
- a CDS encoding calcium:proton antiporter, with protein sequence MTNLLSQTWFIVLMGITLFGAVLSAVHHAEVIAHKTGEPYGTLVLSISVTIIEVSLIIAMMLSGHEGSEFIARDAVFATVMIVVNGVIGLCIFMGGFKHHEMSFRNEGTNSALAVLTAMATFILVMPIVTTSTPGPDFTKSQLAFAGIACFALYIAFLFFQTVSHRDYYLPKKEGNKTNSETHADKPSNLKTAVSAALLLTSLIVVVGLAEALNPAIEAGVKAAGAPKTVVGIAIAMLVLLPEGYAAVRAARANRLQSSLNLALGSALASIGLTIPTVATIAIVFNLPLSLGISSLNMTLMYLSFFIGALTLAIGRTTLLQGVVHLIIFFEFLFLSLVP encoded by the coding sequence ATGACAAATCTTCTTAGCCAAACTTGGTTCATCGTCTTAATGGGCATCACTCTGTTCGGCGCAGTGCTCTCAGCCGTTCATCATGCAGAAGTCATTGCACACAAAACAGGTGAGCCATACGGAACTCTAGTGCTTTCGATTAGCGTCACAATTATTGAAGTCTCTCTCATCATCGCCATGATGCTATCGGGTCATGAGGGTTCTGAATTTATTGCCCGTGATGCTGTCTTTGCTACAGTCATGATCGTAGTTAATGGAGTAATTGGCCTCTGTATCTTTATGGGCGGATTTAAACATCATGAGATGTCTTTCCGTAATGAGGGTACCAATTCAGCGTTGGCCGTTCTAACCGCTATGGCGACCTTTATCTTGGTCATGCCAATTGTCACAACCAGTACGCCTGGGCCTGATTTCACCAAGAGCCAGCTTGCTTTTGCAGGTATTGCTTGTTTTGCACTTTATATCGCCTTCTTATTTTTCCAGACAGTCAGTCATCGTGACTACTACCTTCCGAAGAAGGAGGGAAATAAAACCAACAGTGAGACGCATGCTGATAAACCCAGCAATCTCAAAACAGCTGTCAGCGCAGCTCTGTTATTAACCTCACTCATCGTGGTTGTGGGGCTGGCGGAAGCGCTCAACCCAGCAATTGAGGCTGGAGTTAAAGCGGCAGGTGCACCAAAGACGGTAGTGGGAATCGCCATTGCGATGCTGGTATTGCTGCCAGAAGGCTATGCAGCAGTCAGGGCTGCTAGAGCCAATAGATTGCAAAGTAGTTTGAACTTGGCGCTGGGGTCGGCATTAGCAAGCATTGGGCTCACCATTCCCACAGTGGCAACCATTGCGATTGTTTTTAACCTACCCCTAAGCCTGGGCATCAGTAGCCTGAATATGACCCTAATGTATCTGTCATTCTTCATTGGAGCACTAACCCTGGCAATTGGCAGAACTACCCTATTGCAGGGCGTGGTGCACTTGATTATCTTCTTTGAGTTTTTGTTTTTGAGTTTGGTGCCTTAA
- a CDS encoding sirohydrochlorin chelatase has product MNTKAVVLFGHGARDTRWREPFDRLATLWKAQHPKVMVELAFLELMQPSLEEAISSLWTAGATEVVVVPVFFGQGGHLRNDFPVLLSSCQEKFPGVKLSTTPAVGEDGAVLQAIIDFGARAL; this is encoded by the coding sequence ATTAATACGAAGGCAGTCGTCTTATTTGGCCATGGTGCCCGTGATACACGTTGGCGCGAGCCGTTTGATCGTTTGGCCACTCTTTGGAAGGCTCAACACCCCAAGGTTATGGTGGAATTAGCCTTTCTGGAACTCATGCAACCCAGTCTTGAGGAAGCCATCTCATCCTTGTGGACTGCTGGCGCTACCGAAGTCGTAGTGGTACCTGTTTTTTTTGGTCAGGGTGGTCATTTACGCAATGACTTCCCGGTGCTACTGTCATCCTGTCAGGAGAAGTTTCCTGGGGTTAAATTAAGCACAACGCCTGCTGTCGGGGAGGATGGCGCTGTCTTGCAAGCCATCATCGATTTTGGCGCTAGAGCTCTCTAG
- the cobA gene encoding uroporphyrinogen-III C-methyltransferase yields the protein MKNVTLGKVYLVGAGPGAADLITVRGAKLLEQADIVFHDALVDPAMLELCPQAIKVPVGKRCGKLSSAQHFINKRLIDAAQKHQIIVRLKGGDPMMFGRADEEIQALKQHHIEVQVVPGITAALAGAAAIQQSLTLRGVSRSVAFVTLAQADEAEENKSQPLQNPSADTVVYYMGRKDASNIAKQLIGSNSQHTNQTPVHILEAVSTKNERHWSSTLGELANGKANNWFDSASPALIMVGQALREHQQATTQTDALESSSAKIDDGLQDSAILPDSRRCA from the coding sequence ATGAAAAACGTTACCCTCGGCAAAGTCTATTTAGTTGGCGCAGGTCCTGGTGCCGCTGACCTGATTACCGTGCGCGGCGCCAAACTCCTAGAGCAGGCCGATATTGTTTTTCATGATGCATTAGTTGATCCAGCCATGCTGGAGCTATGCCCTCAAGCCATTAAAGTGCCTGTAGGCAAACGTTGTGGCAAGCTATCTTCAGCGCAGCACTTCATTAATAAGCGCTTAATCGATGCGGCACAGAAACACCAAATCATTGTTAGGCTTAAAGGTGGCGACCCCATGATGTTTGGTCGCGCTGATGAAGAAATTCAAGCGCTCAAACAGCATCACATTGAAGTCCAAGTGGTGCCAGGCATTACTGCTGCCCTAGCAGGTGCAGCAGCTATCCAGCAATCACTGACATTACGTGGCGTTAGTAGAAGTGTTGCTTTTGTGACTTTGGCGCAAGCTGATGAAGCGGAGGAGAACAAGAGCCAACCCTTGCAAAACCCAAGTGCAGATACTGTGGTGTATTACATGGGCCGCAAAGATGCTAGCAATATTGCCAAACAATTAATTGGAAGCAACTCCCAACACACCAATCAAACTCCAGTTCATATTCTAGAAGCGGTCAGCACCAAGAATGAGCGTCACTGGTCAAGCACACTAGGTGAATTAGCTAACGGCAAGGCCAATAACTGGTTTGATAGTGCCTCGCCTGCACTTATCATGGTTGGTCAAGCCCTAAGGGAGCATCAGCAAGCCACTACTCAAACCGATGCACTAGAGAGCTCTAGCGCCAAAATCGATGATGGCTTGCAAGACAGCGCCATCCTCCCCGACAGCAGGCGTTGTGCTTAA
- a CDS encoding DUF934 domain-containing protein → MNKQIISFPKDGKPSLIPNEWQVWDGEHDEGGIPDLEHGMHKVLGPFHWWITRYKNPDIIHRANQGEIGVWFSADDDILKHADIIEAGKSLWPVVGAHFPIFRDGRSFSTAALLRDRFAWQGEIRAIGDVLIDQLLQGARVGFDAFELRADQNLDVALKQFDLFSVVTQNSWRDQRATIAAS, encoded by the coding sequence ATGAATAAACAAATTATTTCTTTTCCAAAAGATGGCAAGCCCTCTCTTATCCCCAATGAATGGCAGGTATGGGATGGTGAACATGACGAAGGTGGCATTCCGGACCTAGAGCATGGAATGCATAAGGTACTGGGGCCATTTCATTGGTGGATCACGCGCTATAAAAATCCTGACATCATCCATCGCGCAAATCAAGGTGAGATTGGTGTTTGGTTTTCAGCAGATGATGACATTCTGAAACATGCTGACATCATTGAAGCTGGCAAATCACTATGGCCAGTAGTTGGCGCTCATTTTCCTATTTTTAGGGATGGTAGAAGCTTTAGTACTGCAGCACTACTGAGGGATCGCTTTGCATGGCAAGGTGAAATCCGTGCAATTGGTGATGTCCTTATTGATCAGCTCTTACAAGGTGCACGAGTAGGATTTGATGCTTTTGAGCTACGTGCAGATCAAAATCTGGATGTTGCCCTTAAACAATTTGATCTCTTCTCAGTAGTCACGCAAAACAGCTGGCGCGATCAACGCGCCACTATTGCAGCATCATGA
- a CDS encoding nitrite/sulfite reductase, with the protein MYKYDHIDQTLVDQRVIQFRDQVERRLNGTLAEEEFRPLRLQNGLYHQRHAYMLRVAIPYGLLNAKQLRTLALIADKYDRGYGHFTTRQNIQFNWVELEQTPDILAELAKVEMHAIQTSGNCIRNITSDAFAGVAADEYIDPRPICELLRQWSTLHPEFAHLPRKFKFAINGAKEDRTVLLCHDVGIELKKNPNTNNGELTADIYAGGGMGRTPILGSLIKSHVPWQILPSFLTALLRVYNRFGRRDNLYKARIKILVKALGPEEFARQVEGEWNQLHNDIKQSKDNFTQAEWERVAKHFTKPNYRALTALSNEQLQSHADSKLNSSEKIGFTRWLERNVKPHQVPGYASAILSLKPHGSAAPGDATSTQMNAIADLADQYSFGELRVTHEQNLVLADVEQAELLNLWRAAKNYNLVLPNIGLLTDIIACPGGDFCSLANAKSLPIAKAIQERFDDLDYLHDLGDITLNISGCINSCGHHHVGNIGVLGVDKDGEEWYQITLGGDQGNDASIGKVIGPSFYANEIPDVMSSLINTYVEQRTADEPFIDTYRRLGVAPFKEAAYRNNGKHSKESSKGAIA; encoded by the coding sequence ATGTACAAATATGACCATATTGACCAAACCCTTGTAGATCAACGGGTTATCCAATTCCGCGACCAGGTTGAGCGACGCCTCAACGGCACCCTAGCCGAAGAAGAATTCCGCCCCCTTCGTTTACAGAATGGTCTTTACCACCAGCGCCATGCGTATATGCTGCGTGTCGCCATTCCTTACGGCTTGCTAAATGCTAAACAGCTTCGCACCTTAGCCCTCATTGCCGATAAATACGATCGCGGTTACGGGCACTTCACAACCCGTCAAAACATTCAGTTCAACTGGGTGGAGCTAGAGCAGACTCCGGATATCTTGGCTGAATTGGCCAAAGTAGAGATGCATGCGATTCAAACTTCAGGCAACTGTATTCGTAACATCACAAGTGATGCATTCGCAGGCGTTGCCGCAGATGAATACATCGATCCAAGACCCATCTGCGAATTACTCCGCCAATGGTCAACCCTACATCCCGAGTTTGCACATTTACCTCGTAAATTTAAGTTTGCGATTAATGGTGCCAAAGAAGACCGTACAGTTTTGCTTTGCCATGACGTTGGCATTGAGCTCAAGAAAAATCCGAATACTAATAATGGAGAATTAACTGCAGATATCTATGCTGGTGGCGGCATGGGTCGTACCCCAATTTTGGGCTCTTTGATTAAGAGTCATGTGCCGTGGCAAATTCTGCCAAGCTTCTTAACGGCCCTCTTGCGCGTCTACAACCGCTTTGGCAGAAGAGATAATCTCTACAAAGCACGTATCAAGATTTTGGTGAAAGCCTTGGGTCCAGAAGAGTTTGCTCGCCAGGTTGAAGGTGAGTGGAATCAACTTCATAACGATATTAAGCAGAGTAAAGATAATTTCACTCAAGCTGAGTGGGAGCGCGTCGCTAAGCACTTCACTAAGCCGAACTACAGAGCTCTTACAGCATTGAGCAATGAACAATTGCAATCCCATGCTGACTCCAAACTCAACTCTAGTGAGAAAATTGGGTTTACTCGCTGGCTAGAGCGTAACGTAAAGCCACATCAAGTGCCTGGATACGCTTCGGCCATACTCTCACTAAAGCCTCATGGCTCTGCAGCTCCTGGCGATGCCACCAGCACCCAAATGAATGCCATTGCCGACTTAGCAGACCAATATAGCTTTGGCGAACTGCGCGTTACCCATGAGCAAAATCTAGTATTGGCAGATGTTGAGCAAGCTGAGCTATTGAATCTTTGGCGTGCAGCTAAAAATTACAACTTGGTCTTACCTAATATTGGCCTACTAACTGACATCATTGCTTGCCCTGGTGGTGATTTCTGCTCATTGGCTAATGCCAAATCACTGCCGATTGCCAAAGCCATTCAAGAACGTTTTGATGATTTGGATTACCTGCACGACTTGGGTGATATCACTTTAAATATCTCTGGTTGCATTAACTCCTGCGGTCATCATCACGTTGGAAATATTGGCGTTCTCGGTGTCGATAAAGATGGTGAGGAGTGGTACCAGATCACCCTAGGTGGCGACCAAGGTAACGATGCTTCTATTGGCAAAGTGATTGGCCCTTCTTTCTATGCCAATGAGATTCCGGATGTGATGAGTAGCCTGATCAATACCTATGTCGAGCAGCGTACAGCAGACGAACCTTTTATCGATACTTATCGTCGCCTGGGAGTGGCACCCTTTAAAGAGGCCGCCTATAGGAACAATGGTAAACACTCCAAAGAATCAAGCAAAGGTGCGATAGCCTAG